A single Opisthocomus hoazin isolate bOpiHoa1 chromosome 1, bOpiHoa1.hap1, whole genome shotgun sequence DNA region contains:
- the PHB2 gene encoding prohibitin-2 — protein MAQNLKDLAGRLPAGPRGVGTALKLLLGAGALAYGVRESVFIVEGGQRAIFFNRIGGVQQDTILAEGLHFRIPWFQYPIIYDIRARPRKISSPTGSKDLQMVNISLRVLTRPNAAELPSMYQRLGLDYEERVLPSIVNEVLKSVVAKFNASQLITQRAQVSLLIRRELTERAKDFSLILDDVAITELSFSREYTAAVEAKQVAQQEAQRAQFLVEKAKQEQKQKIVQAEGEATAAKMLGEALSRNPGYIKLRKIRAAQNISKTIAGSQNRVYLTADNLVLNLQDEGFTRGR, from the exons atGGCGCAGAACCTGAAGGACctggcggggcggctgccggcggggccccgcggcgTCGGTACCGCCCTCAAGCTGCTGCTGGGCGCCGGCGCCCTGGCCTACGGCGTCCGAGAGTCCGTCTTCATCG tgGAAGGCGGCCAGCGGGCCATCTTCTTCAACCGCATCGGCGGCGTCCAGCAGGACACCATCCTCGCCGAGGGGCTGCACTTCAG GATCCCCTGGTTCCAGTACCCCATCATCTACGACATCCGAGCGCGGCCGCGGAAAATCTCCTCCCCCACCGGCTCCAAAG ACCTGCAGATGGTGAACATCTCCCTGCGCGTCCTCACGCGGCCCAACGCGGCCGAGCTGCCCAGCATGTACCAGCGCCTGGGCCTGGACTACGAGGAGCGCGTCCTGCCCTCCATCGTGAACGAAGTGCTCAAGAGCGTGGTGGCCAAGTTCAACGCGTCGCAGCTCATCACACAGAGGGCCCAG gtgTCTCTGCTCATTAGGCGAGAACTGACAGAAAGAGCCAAGGATTTCAGCCTCATCCTGGATGATGTGGCTATCACAGAGCTTAGCTTCAGTCGTGAATACACAGCGGCTGTGGAGGCTAAGCAAGTGG CTCAGCAGGAGGCACAGCGCGCGCAGTTTCTGGTGGAGAAGGCCAagcaggagcagaagcagaagaTTGTTCAGGCTGAAGGAGAAGCTACAGCTGCCAAGATG CTTGGTGAAGCTCTCAGCAGGAATCCAGGCTACATCAAGCTACGTAAGATCCGAGCTGCTCAAAACATCTCAAAAACG attgCTGGCTCACAAAACCGTGTGTATCTCACAGCAGATAACTTGGTACTGAACCTGCAGGATGAGGGCTTCACCAG AGGAAGGTAG
- the EMG1 gene encoding ribosomal RNA small subunit methyltransferase NEP1 yields MAAPRRPHEEEEEEAAAAEDVSLEAKRPRGQRRLLVVLEGASLETVKVGKTFELLNCDKHKALLLRNGRDPGEVRPDITHQSLLMLMDSPLNRAGLLQVYIHTQKNVLIEVNPQTRIPRTFDRFCGLMVQLLHKLSVRAADGPQKLLKVIKNPVSDHLPVGCMKIGTSFAVPKVSDLRKLVPAAEPVAIVVGAFAHGSVNVDYTEKMVSISNYPLSAALTCAKITTAFEEVWGVV; encoded by the exons ATGGCGGCCCCCAGGCGTCcgcatgaggaggaggaggaggaggcggcggcggctgaaGACGTGTCGCTGGAGGCGAAGCGGCCCCGCGGACAGCGGCGGCTCCTGGTGGTGCTGGAGGGGGCGAGCCTGGAGACTGTGAAG GTGGGGAAGACGTTCGAGCTCCTCAACTGCGACAAGCACAAGGCGCTGCTGCTGCGGAACGGCCGGGACCCCGGGGAGGTGCGGCCCgacatcacccaccag AGTCTCCTGATGCTCATGGACAGCCCCCTGAATCGGGCAGGTCTCCTGCAGGTTTATATCCATACCCAGAAGAACGTTCTAATCGAAGTCAATCCCCAAACCAGAATCCCAAGAACTTTTGATCGATTCTGTGGTCTCATGG tTCAGTTGCTGCATAAGCTCAGCGTTCGAGCAGCTGATGGGCCTCAGAAATTGTTGAAG GTGATTAAAAATCCAGTCAGTGATCATCTCCCTGTGGGCTGTATGAAGATAGGTACCTCTTTTGCAGTTCCAAAGGTGTCAGATCTGCGTAAACTGGTTCCTGCAGCAGAGCCAGTTGCCATTGTTGTGGGAGCTTTTGCCCACGGTTCG GTCAATGTTGACTATACAGAGAAGATGGTCTCCATCAGCAACTATCCCCTCTCTGCTGCCCTGACATGTGCTAAAATTACTACTGCCTTTGAGGAAGTCTGGGGAGTAGTATGA